A genomic window from Mesorhizobium sp. 131-2-1 includes:
- a CDS encoding NAD(P)/FAD-dependent oxidoreductase, giving the protein MLDIAPSQQAAAWLGSFGRALEAGDIEAVANLFVEDCYWRDLLTFTWNIKTMEGQPAIRDMLKSTLSTARPSQWRLAGEASVDDGLIEAWFSFETVVARGEGIVRLKDGRCRTLFTAMSELKGFEEQKGPARPLGIRHKADPDRETWAEARAREARDLGVREQPYCLVIGGGQGGIMLGARLRQLGVPAIIIEKNARPGDSWRNRYRSLVLHDPVWYDHLPYIPFPENWPVFTPKDKMGDWLEMYARVMELNYWVATKCVSASYDEAEQVWTVVVDRVGQRVTLKPKHIVFATGAYGPPRRIDLPGAEAFKGEILHSSQYSSGEKFRDKRVAVIGAASSGHDVSVDLWESGAKVTMVQRSPTTVVKSDTLMEVGFEIFSEKALERGITTDRADMIVASTPFALVPKGQRALYDVIRKRDAEFYDRLRASGFAIDFGEDETGLLMKAYRTGSGFYIDVGACELIINGEIGVRSGAGIKSLTPSGILFDDGSELAVDAIVSCTGYQSMNETVATIVSREVADKVGPCWGLGSGVKGDPGPWQGELRNMWKPTAQEALWFHGGNLALSRFYSKYVAMQIKARMEGIATPVYGEPSNSGR; this is encoded by the coding sequence ATGCTCGACATCGCACCATCGCAACAGGCGGCTGCCTGGCTCGGCTCCTTCGGCCGGGCGCTCGAGGCCGGCGACATCGAGGCGGTGGCCAATCTGTTTGTCGAGGACTGCTACTGGCGCGATCTGCTCACCTTCACATGGAACATCAAGACCATGGAAGGCCAGCCCGCGATCCGCGACATGCTCAAGTCAACACTCTCGACGGCGCGGCCGTCGCAATGGCGCCTTGCCGGCGAGGCGAGCGTCGACGACGGCCTCATCGAGGCCTGGTTCAGCTTCGAAACGGTCGTGGCCCGGGGCGAGGGGATCGTTCGCCTCAAGGACGGCCGCTGCCGGACCTTGTTCACGGCAATGAGCGAGCTCAAGGGCTTCGAGGAGCAAAAGGGTCCGGCGCGGCCGCTCGGCATCCGCCACAAGGCCGATCCCGACCGTGAGACCTGGGCGGAGGCGCGAGCGCGCGAGGCGCGAGATCTTGGCGTCAGGGAGCAGCCCTACTGCCTTGTCATCGGCGGCGGGCAAGGCGGCATCATGCTCGGCGCCAGGTTGAGGCAACTCGGCGTACCGGCAATCATCATCGAGAAGAATGCGCGGCCGGGCGATTCCTGGCGCAACCGCTACCGCTCGCTCGTGCTGCACGATCCGGTCTGGTACGACCATCTGCCCTACATTCCGTTCCCGGAAAACTGGCCGGTGTTCACGCCCAAGGACAAGATGGGCGACTGGCTGGAAATGTATGCCCGGGTGATGGAGCTGAACTACTGGGTCGCCACCAAATGCGTCAGCGCCAGCTATGACGAGGCCGAACAGGTCTGGACTGTGGTCGTCGACCGGGTCGGACAGCGCGTCACGCTGAAGCCGAAGCACATCGTCTTCGCCACCGGCGCCTACGGGCCGCCGCGGCGGATCGACCTGCCCGGCGCCGAAGCGTTCAAGGGCGAGATCCTGCATTCCAGCCAGTATTCCAGCGGCGAGAAGTTCCGCGACAAGCGGGTCGCGGTCATCGGCGCCGCAAGCTCCGGCCATGATGTCAGCGTCGACCTGTGGGAAAGCGGCGCCAAGGTCACCATGGTCCAGCGCTCGCCGACGACCGTGGTGAAGTCGGACACGCTTATGGAGGTCGGCTTCGAAATCTTTTCCGAGAAGGCGCTGGAGCGCGGCATCACCACCGACCGGGCCGACATGATCGTCGCCTCGACGCCATTCGCGCTGGTGCCGAAGGGCCAGCGCGCGCTCTACGACGTGATCAGGAAACGCGATGCGGAATTCTACGATCGTCTGCGGGCCTCGGGCTTTGCCATCGACTTCGGCGAGGACGAGACCGGGCTGCTGATGAAGGCCTATCGCACCGGCTCGGGCTTCTACATCGATGTCGGCGCCTGCGAGCTGATCATCAACGGCGAAATCGGCGTGCGCAGCGGCGCCGGCATCAAGTCGCTGACACCGAGCGGCATCCTGTTCGACGACGGCAGCGAACTCGCCGTCGACGCCATCGTCTCCTGCACCGGCTACCAGTCGATGAACGAGACGGTGGCGACGATCGTGTCGCGCGAGGTCGCCGACAAGGTCGGGCCATGCTGGGGCCTGGGGTCCGGCGTGAAGGGTGATCCGGGCCCGTGGCAGGGCGAGTTGCGCAACATGTGGAAGCCGACGGCGCAAGAAGCGCTGTGGTTCCACGGCGGCAATCTCGCGCTGTCGCGCTTCTATTCGAAGTATGTGGCGATGCAGATCAAGGCGCGGATGGAAGGGATTGCGACGCCGGTGTATGGCGAGCCGAGTAATTCGGGGCGGTGA
- a CDS encoding SlyX family protein has product MTMPADRLTTLEIRAAEQEKTIEELSGQIAEQWKVIERMERKLSALTDRFLALEDQAAPDVPVTKPPHW; this is encoded by the coding sequence ATGACCATGCCTGCCGACCGGCTGACGACGCTAGAAATCCGCGCCGCAGAGCAGGAAAAGACCATCGAGGAACTGTCCGGCCAGATCGCCGAGCAGTGGAAGGTGATCGAGCGGATGGAACGCAAGCTCAGCGCGCTGACCGACCGCTTCCTTGCCCTGGAGGACCAGGCCGCGCCCGACGTGCCGGTCACCAAGCCGCCGCATTGGTGA
- a CDS encoding BMP family lipoprotein: MKRIVLGLLAATAMVLPAFAADIQPAILYDLGGKFDKSFNEASYNGAEKFKTETGIAYVEFEVSNATQREQALRRFAEDGRNPIVMAGFSWADALDKIATEFPDTKFAIIDMVVDKPNVRSVVYKEQEGSYLVGVMAAMASKSKKVGFIGGMDIPLIRKFGCGYVGGAKSAGATDVIQNMTGDTPAAWNDPAKGGEIAKTQIDQGADVIYAAAGGTGVGVLQAAADSGKLGIGVDSNQNGLQPGKVLTSMVKRVDVAVYNTFMDAKNDKFTAGINDLGLKEGGVDYAMDDNNKALVDDAMKTAVEKAKADIIAGTVKVHDYMSDNACPY, translated from the coding sequence ATGAAACGTATCGTTCTTGGCCTTCTGGCCGCAACCGCAATGGTTCTTCCGGCTTTCGCCGCGGATATCCAGCCGGCGATCCTGTACGATCTCGGCGGCAAGTTCGACAAATCGTTCAACGAGGCATCCTATAACGGCGCCGAGAAGTTCAAGACCGAGACCGGCATCGCCTATGTCGAATTCGAAGTCTCCAACGCCACCCAACGAGAGCAGGCGCTGCGCCGCTTCGCCGAGGACGGCCGCAATCCGATCGTGATGGCCGGCTTCTCCTGGGCGGACGCACTGGACAAGATCGCCACCGAATTCCCCGACACCAAGTTCGCCATCATCGACATGGTCGTCGACAAGCCCAACGTCCGCTCCGTCGTCTACAAGGAGCAGGAAGGCTCCTACCTCGTCGGCGTGATGGCGGCGATGGCCTCGAAGTCCAAGAAGGTCGGCTTCATCGGTGGCATGGACATTCCGCTGATCCGCAAGTTCGGCTGCGGCTATGTCGGCGGCGCCAAGTCGGCCGGCGCCACCGACGTCATCCAGAACATGACGGGCGACACGCCCGCCGCCTGGAACGACCCGGCCAAGGGCGGCGAGATCGCCAAGACGCAGATCGACCAGGGCGCTGACGTGATCTACGCGGCGGCCGGCGGCACCGGCGTCGGCGTGCTGCAGGCAGCGGCCGATTCCGGCAAGCTCGGCATCGGCGTCGATTCCAACCAGAACGGGCTGCAGCCCGGCAAGGTGCTGACCTCGATGGTCAAGCGCGTCGACGTCGCCGTCTACAACACCTTCATGGATGCCAAGAACGACAAGTTCACCGCCGGCATCAACGACCTCGGCCTCAAGGAAGGCGGCGTCGACTACGCCATGGACGACAACAACAAGGCGCTCGTCGACGATGCCATGAAGACGGCCGTCGAGAAGGCCAAGGCCGACATCATCGCCGGCACCGTCAAGGTGCACGACTACATGTCGGACAACGCCTGCCCGTATTGA
- a CDS encoding amidohydrolase/deacetylase family metallohydrolase, translating into MQFDLLIKGGRLIDPASGLDAPRDLAIANGRVAAIEAAIDAEHATQVIDARDCLVTPGLIDLHSHVYWGGTSLGVDADRLAAKSGTTTFIDAGSAGAGNFLGFRRHVIERSKVRILAYVNISFAGIFGFSQTVSVGECSDLRLCEPRETVATVREHADVVVGVKVRSGRHAGGTSGIAPVDLALEAADKAGLPLMAHIDEPPPGRSEVLPRLRRGDILTHCFRPFPNAPVFASGAVRPDMRLARERGVIFDIGHGMGSFDFEVAKAMLAEGLAPDVISSDVHLYCVDGPAFDILVCMSKLMALGMPLVEVLRAATQRPAEAIARPDLGALKVGGVGDVAVLRQQPGRFTFVDAIGASLVADQRLVSEGIVLGGTWWPNEAADHNETERFEAHAHHTHVEVAARHFGHR; encoded by the coding sequence ATGCAATTCGATCTCCTGATAAAGGGCGGCCGCCTCATCGACCCAGCATCCGGCCTCGATGCGCCACGCGACCTTGCCATCGCCAACGGCCGTGTCGCCGCGATCGAAGCGGCGATTGACGCCGAACACGCGACACAAGTGATCGACGCGCGAGACTGCCTCGTCACGCCCGGCCTCATCGACCTGCACAGCCACGTCTACTGGGGCGGCACCTCGCTCGGCGTCGACGCCGACCGGCTCGCGGCGAAGAGCGGCACCACCACCTTCATCGACGCCGGCAGCGCCGGCGCCGGCAATTTCCTCGGCTTCCGCCGCCACGTCATCGAGCGCTCGAAGGTCCGCATTCTCGCCTACGTCAACATCTCCTTCGCCGGCATTTTCGGTTTCTCGCAAACCGTCTCCGTCGGCGAATGTAGCGACCTGAGGCTCTGCGAGCCGCGCGAGACGGTGGCTACCGTGCGCGAGCACGCCGACGTCGTCGTCGGCGTCAAGGTCCGCTCCGGCCGCCACGCCGGCGGCACCAGCGGCATCGCCCCGGTGGATCTGGCGCTCGAGGCCGCCGACAAGGCCGGCCTGCCGCTGATGGCGCATATTGACGAGCCGCCGCCCGGCCGCTCGGAAGTGCTGCCACGCCTGCGCCGCGGCGATATCCTCACCCACTGCTTCCGCCCATTCCCCAACGCGCCGGTCTTCGCTTCGGGCGCGGTGCGGCCTGACATGCGGCTGGCACGCGAGCGCGGCGTCATCTTCGACATCGGCCACGGCATGGGCTCCTTCGACTTCGAAGTCGCGAAGGCGATGCTGGCGGAAGGTCTCGCGCCGGATGTCATCTCGAGCGACGTGCATCTCTACTGCGTCGACGGTCCCGCCTTCGACATCCTCGTCTGCATGTCGAAGCTGATGGCGCTCGGCATGCCGCTTGTCGAGGTTCTGCGCGCGGCGACGCAACGCCCGGCTGAGGCGATCGCGCGACCCGATCTCGGTGCGCTGAAGGTCGGCGGTGTCGGCGATGTCGCTGTGCTAAGGCAGCAACCGGGCCGCTTCACTTTCGTCGACGCGATCGGCGCCTCGCTGGTCGCCGACCAGCGGCTGGTTTCAGAGGGTATCGTCCTTGGCGGCACATGGTGGCCGAACGAGGCCGCCGACCACAACGAAACCGAGCGCTTCGAGGCGCATGCGCATCACACCCATGTCGAGGTGGCGGCGAGGCATTTCGGGCATAGGTGA
- a CDS encoding DUF3606 domain-containing protein, which yields MADDKTKTDNRDRSQVAGDEDYEVRHFAEEAGITPEQARTLIKRHGTDRKVLHEIAESIKGL from the coding sequence ATGGCCGACGACAAGACCAAGACCGACAACCGCGACCGTTCGCAAGTGGCCGGCGACGAGGACTACGAGGTCAGGCATTTCGCCGAGGAGGCCGGCATCACGCCGGAACAGGCCCGCACGCTCATCAAGCGGCACGGCACCGACCGCAAGGTGCTGCACGAGATCGCCGAGAGCATCAAGGGTCTGTAG
- a CDS encoding LLM class flavin-dependent oxidoreductase, producing MKKIGFLSFGHWSPSPQSGTRSASDALLQSIDLAVAAEELGADGAYFRVHHFARQLASPFPLLAAAGAKTKRIELGTAVIDMRYENPLYMVEDAGAADLIAGGRLQLGISRGSPEQVIDGWRYFGYVPEEGKSDADMARRHAEVFLEVLRGHGFAQPNPRPMFPNPPGLLRLEPLSEGLRDRIWWGAATNATAEWAAKLGMNLQSSTLKFDEGGQPLHVQQAEQIRAFRKAWAEAGHTREPRVSVSRSIFALVNDMDRAYFGGSEGEDHFGYIEPEKRAVFGRTYAAEPDVLIEQLKADEAIAEADTLLLTVPNQLGVAYNAHVIEAILKFVAPALGWR from the coding sequence ATGAAGAAAATTGGCTTTCTGTCGTTCGGGCATTGGTCGCCGTCGCCGCAATCGGGGACGCGCTCGGCGTCCGATGCGCTGCTGCAGTCGATCGACCTTGCCGTCGCCGCCGAGGAGCTAGGCGCCGACGGCGCCTATTTCCGCGTCCACCACTTTGCCCGCCAGCTCGCTTCGCCCTTTCCGCTGCTGGCCGCCGCCGGCGCTAAGACAAAGCGCATCGAGCTCGGCACCGCGGTCATCGACATGCGCTACGAGAACCCGCTCTACATGGTCGAGGACGCTGGCGCCGCCGACCTGATCGCCGGCGGCCGGCTGCAGCTCGGCATCAGCCGCGGCTCGCCGGAGCAGGTGATCGATGGCTGGCGCTATTTCGGCTACGTTCCCGAGGAGGGCAAGAGCGATGCCGACATGGCCCGGCGCCATGCCGAGGTCTTCCTCGAAGTGCTGCGCGGCCATGGCTTTGCCCAGCCAAATCCGCGGCCGATGTTCCCCAATCCGCCCGGCCTGCTGCGCCTGGAACCTTTGTCCGAGGGCCTGCGCGACAGGATCTGGTGGGGCGCCGCCACCAACGCCACGGCGGAATGGGCGGCCAAGCTCGGCATGAACCTGCAGAGCTCGACGCTCAAATTCGACGAGGGCGGCCAGCCGCTGCATGTCCAGCAGGCCGAGCAGATCCGCGCCTTCCGCAAGGCATGGGCCGAGGCCGGCCACACGCGCGAGCCACGGGTCTCGGTGAGCCGCAGCATCTTCGCGCTGGTCAACGACATGGACCGCGCCTATTTCGGCGGCAGCGAGGGCGAGGATCATTTCGGCTATATCGAGCCCGAGAAGCGCGCTGTGTTCGGCCGCACCTATGCCGCTGAGCCGGACGTGCTCATCGAACAGCTGAAGGCGGACGAAGCCATCGCCGAAGCCGATACGCTGCTTCTCACCGTGCCCAACCAGCTCGGCGTCGCCTACAACGCGCATGTGATCGAGGCGATCCTCAAATTCGTTGCGCCGGCCCTCGGCTGGCGCTGA
- a CDS encoding RidA family protein encodes MPKQCFGTSHVPLSPAVRAGDFVYVSGQVPVGSDGMVVKGGIAEQTEQVLQNIKAALALAGCVMDDVVKTTVWLEDARDFGTFNTVYARHFPKDPPARTTVESRLMIDIKIEVEAVAYRPL; translated from the coding sequence TTGCCCAAGCAGTGTTTTGGAACGTCCCATGTGCCGCTTTCGCCGGCCGTCCGCGCCGGCGATTTCGTCTATGTCTCGGGCCAGGTGCCGGTTGGCAGCGACGGCATGGTGGTCAAGGGCGGCATCGCCGAGCAGACCGAGCAGGTGCTTCAGAACATCAAGGCGGCGCTGGCGCTCGCCGGCTGCGTCATGGACGACGTCGTCAAGACGACCGTCTGGCTGGAGGACGCGCGCGACTTCGGCACCTTCAACACCGTCTATGCCAGGCATTTCCCGAAGGACCCGCCGGCCCGCACGACGGTGGAGTCGCGGCTGATGATCGACATCAAGATCGAGGTCGAGGCCGTCGCCTACCGGCCGCTCTGA
- a CDS encoding ABC transporter ATP-binding protein: MAQAAIELIGINKSFGAVRANRDINLEVVRGTIHGIVGENGAGKSTLMSILYGFYQADSGEIRVGGQAASIKTPNDAIALGIGMVHQHFMLVDNFSVLENVILGAESDALLKRSIAKARSELERLEREYGLEVDPDAIIEELPVGLQQRVEILKALYRGAEILILDEPTGVLTPAEADHLFRILKQLKDQGKTVVLITHKLREIMAITDTVSVMRQGTMVATRVTKETTVGELAELMVGRRVLLRVEKGEAEAGAVKLAVKNLTVKDSRGVTMVDDISFDLRAGEIVGIAGVAGNGQSELLEAISGIRHAVSGSVMLDGKPIDLTGKADPGELRDRGLAHVPEDRHHVGLVLAFEENENSILGYHDDERYLKGPLLDIEAIRNDAKDKIAKYDIRPADCRLKTANFSGGNQQKIVLAREMEQDPGVLIVGQPTRGVDVGAIEFIHKRLIAMRDQGKAVLVVSVELDEIRSLSDRILVMFAGRIVGERGPEATEGELGLLMAGVEQREAAE; this comes from the coding sequence ATGGCGCAAGCCGCAATCGAGCTGATTGGCATCAACAAGAGTTTTGGCGCCGTGCGCGCCAACCGCGACATCAATCTGGAAGTCGTGCGCGGCACCATCCATGGCATTGTCGGCGAGAACGGCGCCGGCAAGTCGACGCTGATGTCGATCCTCTACGGCTTTTACCAGGCCGACAGCGGCGAGATCCGCGTCGGCGGTCAGGCGGCGTCGATCAAGACACCCAACGACGCCATCGCGCTCGGCATCGGCATGGTGCACCAGCATTTCATGCTGGTCGACAATTTCTCGGTGCTGGAAAATGTCATCCTCGGCGCCGAGAGCGATGCCCTGCTGAAGCGCAGCATCGCCAAGGCGCGTTCGGAGTTGGAACGGCTGGAGCGCGAATACGGGCTGGAGGTCGATCCCGACGCGATCATCGAGGAACTGCCCGTCGGCCTGCAGCAGCGCGTCGAAATCCTCAAGGCGCTCTATCGCGGTGCCGAGATCCTGATCCTCGACGAGCCGACCGGCGTCTTGACGCCGGCCGAGGCCGACCATCTGTTCCGCATTCTCAAGCAGCTCAAGGACCAGGGCAAGACGGTGGTGCTGATCACCCACAAGCTGCGCGAGATCATGGCCATCACCGACACGGTCTCGGTGATGCGCCAGGGCACGATGGTGGCGACCAGGGTGACGAAGGAGACAACGGTCGGGGAACTGGCCGAGCTGATGGTCGGGCGTCGCGTGCTGCTCAGGGTCGAGAAGGGCGAAGCGGAAGCCGGCGCCGTCAAGCTCGCGGTCAAGAACCTGACGGTGAAGGATTCCCGCGGCGTCACCATGGTCGACGACATCTCCTTCGACCTGCGCGCCGGCGAGATCGTCGGCATCGCCGGTGTTGCCGGCAACGGACAGTCCGAACTGCTCGAGGCGATTTCCGGCATCCGCCACGCCGTCTCCGGCTCGGTCATGCTCGACGGCAAGCCGATCGACCTCACCGGCAAGGCCGACCCTGGCGAATTGCGCGACCGTGGGCTGGCCCACGTGCCGGAGGACCGCCACCATGTCGGCCTGGTTCTGGCCTTCGAGGAGAACGAGAACTCGATCCTCGGCTATCACGATGACGAGCGCTATCTGAAGGGGCCGCTCCTCGACATCGAGGCCATTCGCAACGACGCCAAGGACAAGATCGCCAAATACGACATCCGTCCCGCCGACTGCCGGCTGAAGACGGCCAATTTCTCCGGCGGCAACCAGCAGAAGATCGTGCTGGCGCGCGAGATGGAGCAGGATCCGGGCGTGCTGATCGTCGGCCAGCCGACACGCGGCGTCGATGTCGGCGCCATCGAATTCATCCACAAGCGGCTGATCGCCATGCGCGACCAGGGCAAGGCTGTGCTGGTGGTGTCGGTCGAGCTCGACGAGATCCGCTCGCTTTCCGACCGTATCCTGGTGATGTTCGCCGGCCGCATTGTCGGCGAGCGTGGCCCCGAGGCGACCGAAGGCGAGCTCGGCCTGCTGATGGCCGGTGTCGAGCAGCGGGAGGCCGCGGAATGA